In Sander vitreus isolate 19-12246 chromosome 12, sanVit1, whole genome shotgun sequence, the following proteins share a genomic window:
- the fam110b gene encoding protein FAM110B codes for MPTETLAPALPDSKAAGPATAFSSTVPLRILNKGPDYFRRQVEPNPKRLSAVERLEADKAKYVKSQEVINTKQEPIKPPVMAKPPAGHTLLAKRGSGIGGGGNGGGIPFKASNNNAKSDTCATSSGSSKRENLNLEILKNLLNSSSSSGAGSEGLGGGAKSAVLMRASGGMARSWTPSGMPLTYRSTMTLNEQPPDIAPSPSTSHSLRSFSHSLKVPPINSGGRRSPQQGGNLNLSRRGEGILDRSRSPLPPLLTSHSSSDLLRLCNGKPLRTARSSSSSAPPLPPKPNPASLPPPALSLSLPPPRPTPSPSLCDNITPQSLPCDFGGPSHISTDANVEFELGSSVARRSSLHRSKSDLSDRYARAGADVERFFNYCGLDPEELEAVGPENFARANSDIVSLNFRSASMISSDCDRSRRSSNDGLSDGEEDEEEEAGERVPYGISAVERNARVIKWLYSIKQARETQKVSHV; via the exons GCCAGATAGCAAGGCCGCCGGCCCCGCAACGGCCTTCAGTTCCACCGTACCCCTCCGCATCCTCAACAAGGGCCCTGACTACTTCAGGAGACAG GTGGAACCTAACCCAAAGCGTCTCAGTGCTGTTGAGAGACTAGAAGCTGACAAGGCCAAGTATGTCAAGAGCCAGGAAGTTATCAACACCAAGCAGGAGCCAATCAAACCACCCGTGATGGCTAAGCCTCCCGCCGGTCACACCCTCCTGGCCAAGAGAGGCTCTGGGATTGGTGGAGGAGGAAATGGAGGCGGGATACCTTTCAAAGCATCCAATAACAACGCAAAGTCAGACACATGTGCAAcaagcagcggcagcagcaaaCGGGAGAATCTAAACCTGGAGATCCTTAAAAATCTGCTAAACTCATCGTCCTCTTCAGGAGCGGGATCTGAAGGACTAGGAGGTGGAGCTAAGAGTGCTGTGTTGATGAGGGCATCAGGGGGAATGGCCAGGAGTTGGACGCCATCAgg GATGCCATTAACCTACCGATCGACAATGACGCTTAATGAGCAACCACCAGACATAGCTCCCAGTCCAAGCACCTCCCACTCCCTCCGGTCCTTCTCCCATTCCCTGAAGGTTCCTCCGATCAACAGCGGGGGACGCCGCAGCCCACAACAGGGAGGAAACCTCAACCTCAGCAGACGAGGTGAAGGAATTCTCGACCGTTCTCGCTCCCCACTACCACCGCTGCTCACCTCCCACTCCTCGTCCGACCTCCTGCGACTGTGCAACGGCAAGCCCCTTCGCACGGCCCGATCCAGCAGCTCCTCAGCTCCGCCCCTCCCTCCAAAACCCAACCccgcctccctccctcctcccgcGCTTTCCTTGTCGCTGCCTCCTCCTCGTCCAACTCCATCCCCCTCGCTCTGTGACAACATCACCCCTCAGTCGCTACCTTGTGATTTCGGAGGCCCTTCCCATATTTCAACCGATGCCAACGTGGAGTTTGAGCTTGGTTCATCCGTGGCTCGTCGCTCCTCGCTACACAGATCTAAATCAGACCTGTCAGACCGGTACGCCCGGGCTGGAGCTGACGTGGAACGCTTTTTTAACTACTGCGGCCTGGACCCAGAGGAGCTGGAGGCCGTCGGGCCAGAGAACTTTGCGCGGGCCAACTCGGACATCGTCAGCCTGAACTTCCGATCCGCTTCTATGATCTCGTCTGACTGCGACCGGTCGCGGCGATCGTCCAACGACGGGCTGTCGGACGGggaagaggacgaggaggaggaggccggAGAGCGTGTTCCATACGGCATCTCGGCCGTGGAGCGAAACGCAAGAGTCATCAAGTGGCTGTACAGCATCAAACAGGCGAGAGAGACGCAAAAAGTCTCACATGTTTAG